One Meleagris gallopavo isolate NT-WF06-2002-E0010 breed Aviagen turkey brand Nicholas breeding stock chromosome 22 unlocalized genomic scaffold, Turkey_5.1 Chr22_random_7180001854718, whole genome shotgun sequence genomic window, AGCAGCCTTCACTTTGGGATCCAGAGAGCTGTTACTGGAATggtctggagttctgcaaatgACCAAAGCATTCAGAAGTGAATCATTACCTGAGCTGGAGTGACACAACAGACTGGGTCTGacagcaagaagagaaataactaACTGGAATGCAGAGTTAATTTAGGAAGTCAGCAGTGACCAAGAGTCTGTATGGGCTCCAGGAGAAAGAGAGCAGGGTGATGCCTCACTAGAAGTGAAAGGAATCATAACACATGTACAGAAACATAATAACCTCTAATGATAATTACacacacagatatatatatgtatcacaaaggaaaatgtacctattaatataattacttaatataaacattaaaaaaacatgtGATAGGTGTGTTATGGGACAGAGTGGGAGTCATTTGTATAGACCGGTGAGAAGTTTATGCCTGCTGAAATGTGAGCAGGGcatcattttcctcactgcatccctgagctcctggttcctcatgctgtagatgaggGGGTTCACTGCTGGAGGTAccactgagtacagaaatgacaccaccaggtccaGAGAGGGGGAGGAAAGAGAGGGCGGCCTCAGATTGGCAGATATACCAGTGCTGAGAAAGAGGGAGACTacagccaggtgagggaggcacgtggagaaggctttgtgccgtccctgctcagagggcatcctcagcacggccctgaagatctgcacataggacacaacaatgaaaacaaagcacccAAATGCTAAAGAGACACTGATCACAAGAAACCAAATTTCTCTGAGGTAGGActgtgagcaggagagcttgaggatctgagggatttcacagaagaactgatccacagcattgccatggcagagaggcagtgaaaatgtattggcagtgtgcagcagggaatagagaaccccagtggcccaggcagctgctgccatggtggcacaagctctgctgtccatcaaggtcccgtagtgcaggggcttgcagatggcaacatagcggtcataggacatgatggtgagaaggGAATACTCTGCTGacatgagaaagacaaacagaaaggtctgggcaacacatcctgcataggagatgtccctggtgtcccagagggcattggccatggctttggggagagtggtggagatgcagcccaggtcgaggagggcgaggttgagcgAG contains:
- the LOC109364209 gene encoding olfactory receptor 14J1-like; translation: MSYDRYVAICKPLHYGTLMDSRACATMAAAAWATGVLYSLLHTANTFSLPLCHGNAVDQFFCEIPQILKLSCSQSYLREIWFLVISVSLAFGCFVFIVVSYVQIFRAVLRMPSEQGRHKAFSTCLPHLAVVSLFLSTGISANLRPPSLSSPSLDLVVSFLYSVVPPAVNPLIYSMRNQELRDAVRKMMPCSHFSRHKLLTGLYK